From a single Penaeus vannamei isolate JL-2024 chromosome 25, ASM4276789v1, whole genome shotgun sequence genomic region:
- the LOC113804255 gene encoding ribokinase isoform X1, which yields MIWPYLSVNKKSRRKALKMSNPRVVVVGSCMTDLVSYTPRLPKPGETIHGHRFSVGFGGKGANQCIAARRLGASTAMVAMVGDDSFGQNYLQNFKDNGVDITHVGVTKDAATGVAPIAVDDSGENCIIIVAGANLKMTKEKVEAAESMIKSSSVLVCQGEITMEATLAALVMARKHKVKTLMNAAPADSSLDPNIIQNSDVFCVNETEAEVLTSICIKNVKDAEHAAEELLSRGCGSVIITLGGEGALYSASNSHIHVSAEKVTPVDTTGAGDAFVGALAYFMACYPQLDMVEMIRRSCKVATVSVQAPGTQSSYPARDKLPNEIFV from the exons ATGATATGGCCTTACCTCTCAGTAAACAAAAAAA GTCGAAGGAAAGCATTAAAGATGTCTAACCCAAGAGTTGTTGTCGTTGGATCGTGTATGACTGATCTTGTAAG CTATACCCCAAGGCTTCCCAAACCGGGTGAAACAATCCATGGACATCGGTTTAGTGTTGGATTTGGTGGTAAAGGGGCCAACCAATGTATTGCTGCGAGGAGACTTGGTGCATCGACAGCCATGGTGGCAATG GTGGGTGATGACTCCTTCGGCCAGAACTACTTACAGAACTTTAAAGATAATGGAGTTGATATAACACATGTTGGAGTGACCAAAGATGCAGCAACAGGAGTAGCACCCATTGCTGTTGATGATTCAG GTGAAAATTGTATAATCATAGTAGCTGGAGCAAATTTGAAGATGACCAAAGAGAAAGTCGAGGCAGCAGAAAGCATGATAAAAAGTTCATCTGTGTTAGTTTGTCAGGGAGAGATTACTATGGAAGCTACTTTGGCAGCACTGGTTATGGCTCGAAAGCACAAGG TCAAAACATTGATGAATGCAGCACCAGCTGATTCAAGCTTGGATCCCAACATCATTCAGAACTCTGATGTTTTCTGTGTAAATGAAACTGAG GCTGAAGTGCTAACGAGCATCTGCATAAAGAATGTAAAAGATGCTGAGCATGCAGCAGAGGAGCTTTTGTCTCGAGGATGTGGCAGTGTCATTATTACCCTGGGAGGAGAAGGGGCTCTTTATTCTGCTAGCAATAGTCATATACATGTGTCAGCAGAGAAAGTCACTCCTGTAGATACCACT ggtgCTGGAGATGCCTTTGTTGGTGCCCTAGCCTATTTCATGGCCTGTTACCCACAACTAGACATGGTAGAGATGATACGAAGGTCCTGCAAAGTGGCCACTGTGTCAGTACAGGCTCCTGGAACACAGAGCAGCTATCCTGCCAGGGATAAACTACCTAATGAAATCTTTGTTTAG
- the LOC113804255 gene encoding ribokinase isoform X2, with protein MSNPRVVVVGSCMTDLVSYTPRLPKPGETIHGHRFSVGFGGKGANQCIAARRLGASTAMVAMVGDDSFGQNYLQNFKDNGVDITHVGVTKDAATGVAPIAVDDSGENCIIIVAGANLKMTKEKVEAAESMIKSSSVLVCQGEITMEATLAALVMARKHKVKTLMNAAPADSSLDPNIIQNSDVFCVNETEAEVLTSICIKNVKDAEHAAEELLSRGCGSVIITLGGEGALYSASNSHIHVSAEKVTPVDTTGAGDAFVGALAYFMACYPQLDMVEMIRRSCKVATVSVQAPGTQSSYPARDKLPNEIFV; from the exons ATGTCTAACCCAAGAGTTGTTGTCGTTGGATCGTGTATGACTGATCTTGTAAG CTATACCCCAAGGCTTCCCAAACCGGGTGAAACAATCCATGGACATCGGTTTAGTGTTGGATTTGGTGGTAAAGGGGCCAACCAATGTATTGCTGCGAGGAGACTTGGTGCATCGACAGCCATGGTGGCAATG GTGGGTGATGACTCCTTCGGCCAGAACTACTTACAGAACTTTAAAGATAATGGAGTTGATATAACACATGTTGGAGTGACCAAAGATGCAGCAACAGGAGTAGCACCCATTGCTGTTGATGATTCAG GTGAAAATTGTATAATCATAGTAGCTGGAGCAAATTTGAAGATGACCAAAGAGAAAGTCGAGGCAGCAGAAAGCATGATAAAAAGTTCATCTGTGTTAGTTTGTCAGGGAGAGATTACTATGGAAGCTACTTTGGCAGCACTGGTTATGGCTCGAAAGCACAAGG TCAAAACATTGATGAATGCAGCACCAGCTGATTCAAGCTTGGATCCCAACATCATTCAGAACTCTGATGTTTTCTGTGTAAATGAAACTGAG GCTGAAGTGCTAACGAGCATCTGCATAAAGAATGTAAAAGATGCTGAGCATGCAGCAGAGGAGCTTTTGTCTCGAGGATGTGGCAGTGTCATTATTACCCTGGGAGGAGAAGGGGCTCTTTATTCTGCTAGCAATAGTCATATACATGTGTCAGCAGAGAAAGTCACTCCTGTAGATACCACT ggtgCTGGAGATGCCTTTGTTGGTGCCCTAGCCTATTTCATGGCCTGTTACCCACAACTAGACATGGTAGAGATGATACGAAGGTCCTGCAAAGTGGCCACTGTGTCAGTACAGGCTCCTGGAACACAGAGCAGCTATCCTGCCAGGGATAAACTACCTAATGAAATCTTTGTTTAG
- the LOC138866375 gene encoding uncharacterized protein: MVERTNRVVKSALTALVNNRPRVWHQFVPELRLQINSAIHRTTGEQPLYLLTGRHANFPVGLTNEAVFDENTKLQERLQEARRAAVEASKEARRIYGRYYDRGKKVEFQPTEGALVWYYEHRHRMGGLPPLTGKWRGPARILKRLGPVSFEIQDVTTEVQMKAHLNHLKAYYAPAELSYAADDEVEDDEEVEDRDDDDAEAPNPDDHWVAMLTSMVREAEACGVARGAADAGADLL; this comes from the coding sequence ATGGTGGAAAGGACTAACCGTGTCGTTAAGTCAGCCCTCACTGCCCTAGTAAACAATCGCCCAAGAGTGTGGCATCAATTTGTTCCTGAGCTACGCCTGCAAATCAACTCGGCCATCCACCGCACTACTGGTGAACAGCCTCTCTACCTGCTTACCGGCAGGCATGCCAACTTTCCTGTCGGCCTCACCAATGAAGCTGTCTTCGACGAAAACACCAAGCTCCAGGAGCGCCTTCAGGAAGCCCGTCGCGCAGCTGTAGAAGCCTCTAAGGAAGCGCGCCGAATCTACGGGAGGTACTATGACCGTGGCAAGAAAGTGGAGTTTCAGCCTACCGAAGGTGCCCTTGTGTGGTACTATGAGCACCGCCATCGTATGGGaggtcttcctcctctcacaggGAAATGGCGCGGCCCTGCACGTATCCTGAAACGACTAGGACCGGTGTCCTTTGAGATCCAAGACGTCACCACCGAAGTCCAGATGAAGGCTCATCTGAATCACTTGAAAGCTTACTATGCACCAGCCGAGCTTTCATATGCTGCTGACGACGAGGTCGAAGACGACGAGGAAGTCGAGGATAGGgacgatgatgatgctgaggcCCCTAACCCAGATGATCACTGGGTTGCCATGCTGACGTCCATGGTACGGGAAGCAGAGGCCTGTGGCGTCGCTCGAGGAGCTGCAGATGCTGGAGCTGATCTACTCTGA